The window GGGAGCGCCTGGATTCATGTCGTCGATCTCGATGGCGCGTTCGAAGGCGAGCCCCGGAATCTCAAGGTTGTTGCGGAAATTGTCGCGCTTGGGCTCAAGGTTGAACTCGGAGGAGGCATGCGCACGCGCGACTCGGTGAAACGCGCCCTGGACCTGGGGGTCGGTCGAGCCGTGATTGGCACGCGGGCGGCGGAGAGCGAGGCATTTGTGGCGGAGCTGGTGAATGAGTTTGGTGCCCGGGTAGCGGTGGGCATTGATGCCAAGCATGGTCAGGTGGCGGTGAAAGGGTGGGTGGATACCACTGCCACCAGTGCGCTCGCGCTTGCGCGGCGCATGAGCGAGATTGGCGTGGGGACGCTGATCTACACTGACATTGGCACGGATGGAATGCTGACGGGTCCGAATTTTGTCGCACAGACGGCGATGCTGAACGCGGTGAAGTCCCGGGTCATCGCGAGTGGCGGAGTGAGCGGGCGGGAGGATGTTCAAAGATTTGCGGAGCTGGCGAAGAATCACGCGAATCTTGACGGCGTCATCGTCGGCAAAGCGCTCTACGAGAAGCGCGTCGATCTCCCCGATCTGCTGGCGATCGCACGAGGGGCGCCATGATCGCAGGCCGGGTGTCCCGTCCCGGCGGTCAGCATCTGCTTCCCTTCAGGCGAGCAGGCCTTCGACAACATACGCTGGTTTTACGCCGGTGATCTTCTGGTCGAGGCCTTGGAATGCGTACGTGAGTTTGTGGTGATCAAAACCCAGGAGGTGGACGATGGTCGCGTGCAGATCGCGCAGTTCAACGGGATGATTGGCGACCTCCATGCCGATGGCGTCGGTTTCCCCGTAACTGAAGCCGCGCTTCACGCCGCCGCCCGCCATCCACAGTGAAAATGCGCTCGGGCTGTGATCCCGGCCGACCCATGCCATCTCGGTCCCGCCGCGATTCTCGCGCATGGGCGTGCGGCCGAACTCCCCGCTCCAGATCACGAGGGTTTCGTCCAGCATGCCGCGAGCCTTGAGGTCGTCGAGCAGCGCGCCGATGGGGCGGTCCATGTCGCGGCATTTGTCGGCGAAGCCGAAGTTGAGGGAGTTTTCCTTGCCGGTGCCGTGATGGTCCCAGCCCCAGTCATAGAGCTGCACGAAACGAACCCCGCGCTCGGCCAGACGACGCGCGAGAAGGCAGTTGTTTGCAAAGCTCTCCCTGCCGGGCACGGTGCCGTAGCGCGCGTGAGTTTCGGATGACTCCTTTGTGAGGTCCATGGCGTCGCTCGCATTCATCTGCATGCGGAAGGCCATCTCGTATTGGGAGACGCGCGTGACGATCTCCGGATCTCCGATCTCCTGGAAATGCTGGCGGTTGAGCTCGTCGAGGGTGTCGAGCACCCGCCGGCGAAGATCGCGGCTGACCCCCTTGGGGTTGGAGAGGAAGAGGACCGGCTCGCCCTTGGCGCGGCACTGCACACCCTGATAGACGCTCGGCAGAAAGCCGGAGCCCCAGAGCGACTTTCCGCCGTCGGGAGTCTTGCCCCCGGAAACCAGAACGATGAAGCCCGGGAGGTTCTGGTTTTCGGTGCCAAGACCGTACGTGACCCACGAACCCAGTGACGCGCCGCCTCCGAGCCGGGGGGATCCCGTGTGAACGAGGAGCTGGGCCGGGGCGTGGTTGAACTGGTCGGTGCGCATCGACTTGACCACGCAGATGTCGTCGATGTGGCGCTCGATGTTCGGCAGACGGTCGGAAATCCAGGTGCCGCTTCTTCCGGCGCGATGGAACGGGTACTGCGGCCCCAGCATCTTCGGAACGCCGCTGATGAAGGCGAAGCGCTTGCCCTCGAGAAAAGAGGCGGGGCAGTCGTGTCCGTCGAGCCGCTGGAGATCCGGCTTGTAGTCGAAGAGTTCGAGCTGGCTGGGGGCCCCGGCCATGTGAAGGTAGATGACGCGCTTGGCCTTTGCGGCGAACTGGGGCGGCAGTACGCCGAGTGGCGAACTGGGCGGACGGCTGAAATCAAGTCCACCTCCGAATGCGCGGCTGGACATTCCCATCGTTCCCAGAAACATGGCGCCGAGGCCCGTTGCGCAGTCGCGAAGAAACAGGCGCCTCGTCTGCGCGCCGAGACGGCGTGCTTCAAATTCCTGCAACAGGCGGTTGTCGTCGGTTTTCATCAGGCTACTTGGTCAGGGCGGCGTCGAGGTTCAAGAGGGCGGATCCGACCGCGGTCAGGGCGCTGAAGTCGGGGTCTTGCTCTCCTGCGGTGAATTTCCGGGCGTCATTGTAGAGATCCACGAGCGCGCCGATTTCGAGGTCGCCGGGCCTGCGATTGGTCACGCGCAGCCAGGCTTCGGATACACCGGCCCCGATATCGGAGGAGCCGGCGATGCGTTTCCGCATGATGTGTGCGAGCGCCTTGGCGGCTTCATCATAGACGGGATCATTCAGTGTGACGAGGGCCTGAAGGGGGGTGTTGGTGGGGACGCGCCGCAGCGTGCAGATGTCGCGGGAGGTTGCGTCAAAGCTGAGGAAACTCGGGTAGGCGGCGGTGCGCTTCCAGAAGGTGTAGATCGCGCGGCGGTGTGCATCCCCTCCCTTTGATTCCTTCCAGTCCTTGCCGTTGTAGGGGGAGGCCCAGACTCCGGGCGGCTGATAGGGCATCACGGGTTCCCCGAACATTTTCGGACTGAGCATTCCGCTGGCTAGCAGCGCCTGGTCCCGCACCATTTCGGCCGAAAGGCGGTTGCGCGGCCCGCGCGCGAGCAGGCGGTTGCGCGGGTCGCGTTCGAAAAGCGCGGGCGTCACTCGGGCGCTCTGCCGGTAGGTCTGGCTCGTGACAATTTCGCGATGCAGCGCCTTGACGTTCCAGGCGAGGTCGAACTGGAAGTGCCGTGCGAGCCAGTCGAGAAGCTCCGGGTGGGAGGGTGGCTCGCCAATGCTTCCGTAGTCCTCAAGGGTTTCCACTATGCCGATGCCGAAGAACTGCTCCCAGTATCGATTGACGGCCGCGCGCGCGGTGAGCGGCTGCTTTTCGGAAAAGAACCATTTTGCGAGCGTGAGGCGGTTCAGCGGGGCTCCGTCGGGAAGGGCAGGAAAGAGATGCGGGACGCCGGACTTCAATGCCTTGTCGCCCTTGTCCATCCAGTTGCCTCGGACAAAAACGCGCGTTTCCCTGGCCTCTGCCGCCGGAAGGTCCTCCATGACCGGTTCATCGATGCCGGGAATGGCGGCGAGTTTGAGCCGAACCTCCTGGAGACGGTCACGTTCAGCCTGAAACTGCCGTGCCAGACCAAATTCGGTCCATGAGGAGCCTGTCGCAGCGGACATGCGCATTCTGCGGACCGGTGCAGGGCGGCTGGCGATCAATTCATTCTGACTCACGCGCACGCGAAGTCTGTCACCCTCTGAAAAAGTTACGGGCTTCTGGAATATTGCGACAGCCCAACGCGTGCGATCGAGAGAGGGGTAGGCGCCAAAGAGTGTGGATACCTCGCTCAGCGGCGGTGGAGGCTTTGGCAATGCCGCGTTGATCGGTCCCGGACGCTGGATCTTTGCGAGGAATCCGGGTGCGGAA of the Opitutaceae bacterium genome contains:
- a CDS encoding DUF1501 domain-containing protein; protein product: MKTDDNRLLQEFEARRLGAQTRRLFLRDCATGLGAMFLGTMGMSSRAFGGGLDFSRPPSSPLGVLPPQFAAKAKRVIYLHMAGAPSQLELFDYKPDLQRLDGHDCPASFLEGKRFAFISGVPKMLGPQYPFHRAGRSGTWISDRLPNIERHIDDICVVKSMRTDQFNHAPAQLLVHTGSPRLGGGASLGSWVTYGLGTENQNLPGFIVLVSGGKTPDGGKSLWGSGFLPSVYQGVQCRAKGEPVLFLSNPKGVSRDLRRRVLDTLDELNRQHFQEIGDPEIVTRVSQYEMAFRMQMNASDAMDLTKESSETHARYGTVPGRESFANNCLLARRLAERGVRFVQLYDWGWDHHGTGKENSLNFGFADKCRDMDRPIGALLDDLKARGMLDETLVIWSGEFGRTPMRENRGGTEMAWVGRDHSPSAFSLWMAGGGVKRGFSYGETDAIGMEVANHPVELRDLHATIVHLLGFDHHKLTYAFQGLDQKITGVKPAYVVEGLLA
- the hisA gene encoding 1-(5-phosphoribosyl)-5-[(5-phosphoribosylamino)methylideneamino]imidazole-4-carboxamide isomerase, with amino-acid sequence MIIYPAIDIRGGRCVRLTQGKADQETVYSDHPADVGKSFKAAGSAWIHVVDLDGAFEGEPRNLKVVAEIVALGLKVELGGGMRTRDSVKRALDLGVGRAVIGTRAAESEAFVAELVNEFGARVAVGIDAKHGQVAVKGWVDTTATSALALARRMSEIGVGTLIYTDIGTDGMLTGPNFVAQTAMLNAVKSRVIASGGVSGREDVQRFAELAKNHANLDGVIVGKALYEKRVDLPDLLAIARGAP